One segment of Rhodanobacter thiooxydans DNA contains the following:
- the flhB gene encoding flagellar biosynthesis protein FlhB has protein sequence MSDDSDQEKTEQPTEKKLRESREKGEVPRSRDLSGALVVLAGVAALLNSGESAFLHARRIFSLGLGYSREALFSDALPGRTLHAALREALDLFAPVAVATMLATLAAPLLLGGLNFSAQALQPKFERLDPIKGLGKIFAMRGLVELGKALLKLLFIGAVLALLLRHWQGELQATGRGSVMAGIVQSIGLLGRAALWFGSMLALIGGIDALYQKFDHAKNLRMTRQEIKDEMKESEGNPEMKGRIRQVQQAQARRRMMEELPRADVVVVNPTHFAVALRYDDGRMGAPRVIAKGVDVLAAQIRLVAGSHRIPLVEAPPLARALYATTELGREIPAALYVAVAQVLAYVYQLKQAAAQGETPPAAPTPEVDPDLMGPYRE, from the coding sequence ATGTCGGACGACAGCGACCAGGAAAAAACCGAACAACCTACCGAAAAAAAGCTGCGCGAATCGCGCGAGAAAGGCGAGGTTCCGCGATCGCGCGACCTGTCCGGCGCGCTGGTGGTGCTGGCCGGCGTGGCGGCACTGCTGAACAGCGGCGAGAGTGCGTTCCTGCATGCGCGGCGAATCTTCTCGCTGGGCCTTGGGTATTCGCGCGAGGCGCTGTTTTCCGACGCCTTGCCGGGACGCACGCTGCATGCGGCGTTGCGCGAGGCGCTCGACCTGTTCGCACCGGTGGCGGTGGCGACGATGCTGGCCACGCTGGCCGCGCCGTTGCTGCTGGGCGGGCTGAACTTCAGCGCACAGGCGCTGCAGCCGAAGTTCGAGCGACTCGATCCTATCAAGGGACTGGGCAAGATTTTCGCGATGCGTGGCCTGGTCGAGCTGGGCAAGGCGCTGTTGAAGCTGCTCTTCATCGGCGCGGTGCTGGCCCTGCTGCTGCGGCACTGGCAGGGCGAGTTGCAGGCCACCGGGCGCGGCTCGGTGATGGCCGGAATCGTGCAGTCGATCGGCCTGCTCGGCCGCGCCGCGCTGTGGTTCGGCTCGATGCTGGCGCTGATCGGCGGCATCGATGCCCTCTACCAGAAGTTCGACCACGCGAAAAACCTGCGCATGACCCGGCAGGAGATCAAGGACGAGATGAAGGAGAGCGAGGGCAACCCCGAGATGAAGGGGCGCATTCGCCAGGTGCAGCAGGCACAGGCGCGCCGCCGCATGATGGAAGAGCTGCCCCGGGCTGACGTGGTGGTGGTCAACCCGACCCACTTCGCCGTGGCCCTGCGCTACGACGACGGCCGCATGGGCGCACCGCGGGTGATTGCCAAGGGCGTCGACGTGCTGGCCGCGCAGATCCGCCTGGTGGCGGGCTCGCATCGCATCCCGCTGGTGGAGGCGCCGCCGTTGGCACGCGCCTTGTATGCAACCACTGAACTGGGTCGGGAAATCCCCGCCGCGCTGTACGTGGCGGTGGCCCAGGTCCTGGCCTACGTGTACCAGCTGAAGCAAGCCGCGGCGCAGGGCGAGACACCACCGGCAGCGCCAACCCCCGAGGTCGATCCCGACCTGATGGGGCCTTACCGCGAATAA
- the fliN gene encoding flagellar motor switch protein FliN, whose translation MNQSAETLSATAGERVEFDSLHGLAAGSGDVNLDMILDVPVTLAMEVGRTRISIRNLLQLNQGSVVELDRAAGEPLDVFVNGTLVAHGEVVVINEKFGIRLTDVISPAERVRKLR comes from the coding sequence ATGAACCAGTCCGCTGAAACCTTGTCCGCCACCGCCGGCGAGCGCGTCGAGTTCGATTCGCTGCACGGCCTCGCCGCCGGCAGCGGCGACGTCAACCTCGACATGATCCTGGATGTGCCGGTGACCCTGGCGATGGAAGTCGGGCGCACCCGCATCAGCATCCGCAACCTGCTGCAGCTGAACCAGGGCTCGGTGGTGGAGCTGGACCGCGCCGCCGGCGAGCCGCTGGACGTGTTCGTCAACGGCACCCTGGTGGCGCACGGCGAGGTGGTGGTGATCAACGAGAAGTTCGGCATCCGCCTGACCGACGTGATCAGTCCGGCCGAACGCGTGCGCAAGCTGCGCTGA
- a CDS encoding flagellar hook-length control protein FliK, translating into MSAPVTATATGPVATAGPRSTTAGELRDSAGNGAANEFDSQLHVARQQHDARNTDDAPGNQDDGKRMPATSPSTDRQPATARPADPGTSPALPPATPVSVPAAGTVAPTTTAPADRNESDGQPAPAVAAAMLALLGSSVAAALQPATGHAGVGAGSSGSAGKAVAGGVGTVTMFQLDSVGSPGAAPAGTLPLAASLPAMAAAALPASAAADKDSAEGRGLLMAMALPAPPAATTAPAAPHQLQLPASPGSPSFAQDLGQQVAWLGGQSIKQARIRLHPEELGSLDVSVSVNHGRVDVVFSAQHAAAIPAVQQSLPQLDQMLARHGLSLGHAEVGQHDRGDRRGHAEGGGTAALDEITDVHGGMPSTLGKVGLLDAFA; encoded by the coding sequence ATGAGCGCTCCCGTCACCGCCACCGCTACCGGACCCGTCGCCACCGCGGGGCCGCGATCCACCACCGCGGGCGAGCTGCGCGACAGTGCCGGCAACGGCGCGGCGAACGAGTTCGACAGCCAGTTGCACGTCGCGCGACAGCAGCATGACGCCAGGAACACGGACGATGCACCGGGCAACCAGGATGACGGCAAGCGCATGCCGGCAACATCGCCATCGACGGATCGGCAGCCGGCTACCGCCCGACCGGCTGATCCGGGCACGTCGCCGGCATTGCCGCCAGCAACACCCGTGAGCGTGCCGGCGGCCGGGACGGTCGCGCCGACGACAACCGCGCCGGCAGACAGGAACGAGTCGGACGGCCAGCCGGCGCCCGCCGTGGCCGCCGCCATGCTCGCCTTGCTGGGCTCGTCGGTGGCGGCTGCGCTGCAACCGGCTACCGGCCACGCCGGTGTGGGCGCCGGCTCGTCGGGGTCGGCCGGCAAGGCCGTGGCCGGCGGTGTCGGGACTGTCACCATGTTTCAGCTCGACAGCGTCGGCAGTCCGGGCGCCGCGCCTGCCGGCACGCTGCCGCTGGCAGCCAGCCTGCCAGCGATGGCCGCCGCCGCCCTGCCGGCTTCGGCCGCCGCCGACAAGGATTCAGCGGAGGGACGCGGCTTGCTGATGGCGATGGCGCTGCCGGCCCCACCCGCTGCCACCACGGCACCGGCGGCACCGCATCAGCTGCAACTGCCGGCGTCGCCGGGGAGTCCCTCGTTCGCCCAGGACCTGGGCCAGCAGGTGGCCTGGCTGGGCGGGCAGAGCATCAAGCAGGCGCGAATCCGCCTGCACCCCGAGGAGCTGGGCTCGCTCGACGTCAGCGTCAGCGTGAACCACGGGCGTGTCGACGTGGTGTTCAGCGCGCAGCACGCGGCAGCGATCCCGGCGGTGCAGCAGAGCCTGCCGCAACTGGACCAGATGCTGGCGCGGCACGGTCTTTCGCTCGGCCATGCCGAGGTCGGCCAGCATGATCGCGGCGACCGCCGCGGCCATGCCGAAGGCGGTGGCACGGCCGCGCTGGACGAGATCACCGACGTCCACGGCGGCATGCCGTCGACGCTGGGCAAGGTCGGCCTGCTCGACGCGTTCGCCTGA
- the fliJ gene encoding flagellar export protein FliJ — protein sequence MSSRAHQLEPAVEQARQRSEDALTQLAVQQQALARAEHQLSELHRYRLEYAAAGDGAQSVTALLNRQQFVERIDRAIVQQEAEVARQDRQLVQVRDHWRRAHARESALVSVVAQHREEERRAADRHEQAEVDERMQYRRLR from the coding sequence ATGAGCTCGCGCGCACATCAGCTGGAGCCCGCGGTGGAGCAGGCCAGGCAGCGCAGCGAAGACGCGCTGACGCAGCTGGCGGTACAGCAGCAGGCGCTGGCCCGGGCAGAGCACCAGCTCAGCGAGCTGCACCGCTACCGGCTGGAGTACGCGGCTGCCGGCGATGGCGCACAGAGTGTGACGGCACTGCTCAACCGACAGCAGTTCGTGGAACGGATCGACCGGGCGATCGTGCAGCAGGAGGCCGAGGTGGCCCGGCAGGACCGCCAGCTGGTGCAGGTGCGCGATCACTGGCGGCGTGCGCACGCCCGCGAAAGCGCGCTGGTCAGCGTGGTCGCACAGCACCGCGAAGAAGAACGCCGGGCTGCGGACCGCCACGAGCAGGCCGAGGTCGACGAACGCATGCAATACCGGCGACTGCGATGA
- a CDS encoding FliO/MopB family protein, translating to MGTLALMLAVAPAATPEFNAAGELVRVVLSLLGIIGLILAAGWLTRRMQRRHGVAGRRIRCVETFAVGARERLLLLDADGKRLLIGMGPGGMRTLHVYDGAAAEPVAIEQPAAPPLPAFGELLARWKRSA from the coding sequence ATGGGCACCCTGGCCCTCATGCTCGCCGTTGCGCCGGCGGCCACGCCGGAATTCAATGCGGCCGGCGAACTGGTGCGCGTGGTGCTGAGCCTGCTCGGCATCATCGGCCTGATCCTGGCCGCCGGCTGGCTGACCCGGCGGATGCAGCGTCGCCATGGCGTGGCCGGGCGGCGCATCCGCTGCGTGGAAACGTTCGCGGTGGGCGCGCGCGAGCGGCTGCTGCTGCTCGATGCCGACGGCAAGCGTCTGCTGATCGGCATGGGGCCGGGCGGCATGCGCACGCTGCACGTCTACGATGGTGCAGCGGCCGAGCCCGTCGCGATCGAACAACCTGCCGCTCCGCCGCTGCCCGCGTTCGGCGAGCTGCTGGCACGCTGGAAGCGCAGCGCATGA
- the fliG gene encoding flagellar motor switch protein FliG — MATNRSDAPVNGAQRAAILLLTLGEQDAAEVLKHLSARDVQAVGTAMAGLTSVSREHVEHALARLNQDMGQQTSLGVGTEEYIRKILTNALGETKAGGLIDRILLGRSSKGLESLKWMESRAIAEMINQEHPQIIALVLAHLEPDQAAEVIGYLPPRVRSDAVMRIATLDGVQPHALNELDEIMERQFSGNTKKLKSASVGGLKAAADILNAMETSRETELMTAIRSQDDALGGRIEDLMFVFEDLAELDDRGMQTLLREVPSGTLITALKGAEPEVREKIFANMSKRAADMMRDDLEVKGPVRLSEVDAAQKEVLGIARKLSDAGQLSLASGGDEFV; from the coding sequence ATGGCAACTAATCGTTCCGATGCGCCCGTCAATGGTGCACAGCGCGCGGCAATCCTGCTGCTGACGCTGGGTGAGCAGGATGCCGCCGAGGTGCTCAAGCACTTGAGTGCGCGCGACGTGCAGGCAGTCGGCACCGCGATGGCCGGGCTCACCAGCGTCTCGCGCGAGCATGTCGAGCACGCACTGGCCCGGCTCAACCAGGACATGGGCCAGCAGACCTCGCTGGGCGTCGGCACCGAGGAATACATCCGCAAGATCCTCACCAACGCGCTGGGCGAGACCAAGGCCGGCGGGTTGATCGACCGCATCCTGCTCGGGCGCTCCAGCAAGGGGCTGGAGTCGCTGAAGTGGATGGAGAGCCGCGCGATCGCCGAGATGATCAACCAGGAGCACCCGCAGATCATCGCGCTGGTGCTGGCGCACCTGGAGCCGGACCAGGCCGCCGAGGTGATCGGCTACCTGCCGCCGCGCGTGCGCTCCGACGCGGTGATGCGCATCGCCACGCTCGACGGCGTGCAGCCGCATGCGCTGAACGAGCTGGACGAGATCATGGAGCGCCAGTTCTCCGGCAACACCAAGAAACTCAAGTCCGCCAGCGTGGGCGGGCTGAAGGCCGCCGCCGACATCCTCAACGCGATGGAAACCAGCCGCGAAACCGAGCTGATGACCGCCATCCGCAGCCAGGACGATGCCCTGGGCGGGCGCATCGAAGACCTGATGTTCGTGTTCGAGGACCTCGCCGAGCTGGACGACCGCGGCATGCAGACCCTGCTGCGCGAGGTGCCGTCGGGCACCCTGATCACCGCATTGAAGGGTGCCGAGCCGGAGGTGCGCGAGAAGATCTTCGCCAACATGTCCAAGCGCGCCGCCGACATGATGCGTGACGACCTCGAAGTGAAGGGGCCGGTGCGCCTGAGCGAAGTGGACGCGGCGCAGAAGGAAGTGCTGGGCATCGCCCGCAAGCTTTCCGACGCCGGCCAGCTCAGCCTCGCTTCCGGTGGGGATGAATTCGTCTGA
- the fliR gene encoding flagellar biosynthetic protein FliR, whose amino-acid sequence MTALDLAQLPLWLGSLFWAVGRVSGLCLVAPVFSATVVSARIRIGVVVVLSLVLAPLAPVTIDPLSGDGVATMAGQVLIGAAVGFVLKLVFEAVSFGGELVGQSMSLGFAEVVNPHAGGSSNVLSQFYLLLVTLLFLAMDGHLRLIALLADSFRSLPPGVPAIDTNGLHAVVGFAAELFSGAVRVALPAMTSLLVVNIGFAAISRAAPSMNLFAVGFPITVSLGFIALWLSLRSLPGAFEALQDDAWSLMRNLLGS is encoded by the coding sequence ATGACGGCGCTGGACCTGGCGCAGTTGCCGCTGTGGCTGGGCAGCCTGTTCTGGGCGGTCGGCAGGGTGAGCGGGCTGTGCCTGGTGGCGCCGGTGTTCAGTGCGACGGTGGTGTCGGCACGCATTCGCATCGGCGTGGTGGTGGTGCTGTCGCTGGTGCTGGCGCCGCTGGCGCCGGTGACGATCGACCCGCTCAGCGGCGACGGCGTGGCGACGATGGCCGGGCAGGTGCTGATCGGCGCGGCGGTGGGCTTCGTGCTGAAGCTGGTGTTCGAGGCGGTGTCGTTCGGCGGCGAACTGGTGGGGCAGAGCATGAGCCTGGGCTTCGCCGAGGTGGTCAATCCGCATGCCGGCGGCAGTTCGAACGTGCTGAGCCAGTTCTACCTGCTGCTGGTGACCTTGCTGTTCCTGGCGATGGACGGCCATTTGCGCCTGATCGCGCTGCTTGCGGACAGCTTCCGCAGCCTGCCGCCCGGCGTGCCGGCGATCGACACCAACGGCCTGCACGCGGTGGTCGGCTTCGCGGCGGAGCTGTTCTCCGGCGCCGTGCGCGTCGCCCTGCCGGCGATGACCTCGTTGTTGGTGGTGAACATCGGCTTTGCCGCGATCAGCCGCGCGGCACCATCGATGAACCTGTTCGCGGTGGGCTTCCCGATCACGGTGTCGCTGGGATTCATCGCCTTGTGGCTGTCACTGCGCAGCCTGCCGGGTGCGTTCGAGGCGCTGCAGGATGACGCCTGGTCGCTGATGCGCAACCTGCTGGGGAGCTGA
- a CDS encoding flagellar assembly protein FliH — MAASIHDVAAEFQRWELPNVGTRPTVTPAANAMPQPTVRELAALEQQAREEGYAAGHAEGAAAAQQQLRQRMAELNALYDAAARPLQVLDEQTGQELARLAMVVAQRVIAHELQLSPALVIQAVRQAAAALPAATRELRVHLHPADLALLRESGAAESHWQLLADPALSRGDCRLESERSRLDARVETRLAAMIDAVLGEDAADGVAGA, encoded by the coding sequence ATGGCTGCCAGCATCCACGACGTGGCGGCGGAGTTCCAGCGCTGGGAGCTGCCGAACGTGGGCACCCGGCCGACTGTGACGCCGGCAGCCAATGCGATGCCACAGCCGACCGTGCGCGAGCTGGCGGCGCTCGAGCAGCAGGCGCGCGAAGAAGGTTACGCGGCGGGCCACGCCGAAGGCGCGGCGGCGGCGCAGCAGCAGCTGCGCCAGCGCATGGCCGAGCTCAACGCGCTGTACGACGCGGCGGCGCGCCCGCTGCAGGTTCTCGACGAGCAGACCGGGCAGGAGCTGGCGCGGCTGGCCATGGTCGTGGCGCAGCGGGTGATTGCGCACGAGCTGCAGTTGTCGCCCGCGCTGGTCATCCAGGCGGTGCGCCAGGCTGCCGCCGCGTTGCCGGCCGCCACGCGCGAATTGCGCGTGCACCTGCATCCGGCCGACCTGGCCTTGCTGCGCGAATCGGGCGCAGCCGAAAGTCATTGGCAACTGCTGGCCGATCCCGCGCTGAGCCGCGGCGATTGCCGTCTGGAGAGCGAACGTTCGCGACTGGACGCGCGGGTGGAAACCCGCCTGGCGGCGATGATCGATGCCGTACTGGGCGAGGATGCCGCTGACGGAGTGGCCGGCGCATGA
- the fliI gene encoding flagellar protein export ATPase FliI yields MSIDAVAAARQTRWQRQLARRSARAEAQRTLVVEGSLRRVVGLTLEAEGCEAALGARCLVDTADGATLETEVVGFADERLLLMPVGDMHGVLPNARVRPYARSGGLPVGMGLLGRVVGADGVPLDGFGPLESDEHAALKREPINPMARKPIDAPLDVGVRAINALLTVGRGQRLGLFAGSGVGKSTLLGMMTRYTNADVVVVGLIGERGREVKEFVEHTLGEEGRRRAVIVAAPADAPPLKRLRGAQYATAIAEWFRDRGQRVLLLMDSLTRYAQAQREIALAIGEPPATKGYPPSVFAMMPALVERAGNDADGRGSITAFYTVLTEGDDYRHDPIADAARAILDGHIVLSRDLAEAGHYPAIDIEASISRVMPAVVAREHLRAAQRFRQVYSAYRQQRDLIAVGAYQKGSDPQVDQAIELWPQLRAFLQQEVDEPMTLEMAIETLDALAGQVAG; encoded by the coding sequence ATGAGTATCGACGCCGTCGCCGCTGCCCGGCAGACGCGCTGGCAACGGCAGCTGGCGCGCCGCAGCGCGCGCGCCGAAGCGCAGCGCACACTGGTGGTGGAGGGCAGCCTGCGCCGGGTGGTCGGCCTGACCCTGGAAGCGGAAGGCTGCGAGGCCGCGCTCGGCGCGCGCTGCCTGGTCGACACGGCCGACGGCGCCACGCTGGAGACCGAGGTGGTCGGCTTCGCCGACGAGCGCCTGCTGCTGATGCCGGTGGGCGACATGCACGGCGTGCTGCCGAATGCGCGGGTGCGCCCGTACGCGCGCAGCGGCGGCCTGCCGGTCGGCATGGGCTTGCTCGGCCGGGTGGTTGGCGCCGATGGCGTGCCGCTGGACGGCTTCGGTCCGCTGGAGTCGGACGAGCACGCCGCGCTCAAGCGCGAACCGATCAACCCGATGGCGCGCAAGCCGATCGACGCGCCGCTGGACGTCGGCGTGCGCGCGATCAACGCGCTGCTCACCGTCGGCCGCGGCCAGCGGCTGGGCCTGTTCGCCGGTTCCGGCGTCGGCAAGTCGACCCTGCTCGGCATGATGACCCGCTACACCAACGCCGACGTGGTGGTGGTCGGGCTGATCGGCGAGCGCGGCCGCGAGGTGAAGGAATTCGTCGAGCACACGCTGGGCGAGGAAGGGCGGCGGCGCGCGGTGATCGTCGCCGCGCCGGCCGACGCGCCGCCGCTCAAGCGCCTGCGCGGCGCGCAGTACGCCACGGCGATTGCCGAGTGGTTTCGCGACCGCGGCCAGCGCGTGCTGTTGTTGATGGACTCGCTGACCCGCTACGCGCAGGCGCAGCGCGAGATCGCGCTGGCGATCGGCGAGCCGCCGGCGACCAAGGGTTACCCGCCATCGGTGTTCGCGATGATGCCGGCGCTGGTCGAGCGCGCCGGCAACGACGCCGACGGGCGCGGCTCGATCACCGCGTTCTATACCGTGCTGACCGAGGGTGACGATTATCGCCACGACCCGATTGCCGACGCGGCACGCGCGATCCTGGACGGCCATATCGTGCTGTCGCGCGACCTCGCCGAAGCCGGCCACTACCCGGCGATCGACATCGAGGCATCGATCAGCCGCGTGATGCCGGCGGTGGTGGCGCGCGAACACCTGCGCGCGGCGCAGCGCTTCCGCCAGGTCTATTCCGCCTACCGCCAGCAGCGCGACCTGATCGCGGTGGGCGCGTACCAGAAAGGCTCCGACCCGCAGGTCGACCAGGCGATCGAGCTGTGGCCGCAACTGCGCGCCTTCCTGCAGCAGGAAGTCGACGAGCCGATGACGCTGGAAATGGCGATCGAAACACTCGATGCCCTCGCCGGGCAGGTGGCCGGATGA
- the fliQ gene encoding flagellar biosynthesis protein FliQ encodes MTPESIMEIGQHALYVAMLVAAPLLLTALAVGLLVGVIQAATQINEMTLSFIPKLIAMALVALIAGPWMLRLLVQYTAQLIESLPGAVR; translated from the coding sequence ATGACCCCCGAATCCATCATGGAAATCGGCCAGCACGCGCTGTACGTGGCGATGCTGGTGGCCGCGCCGTTGCTGCTCACCGCGCTGGCAGTGGGCCTGCTGGTGGGCGTGATCCAGGCCGCCACGCAGATCAACGAGATGACCCTGAGCTTCATCCCCAAGCTGATCGCGATGGCGCTGGTGGCGCTGATCGCCGGGCCGTGGATGTTGCGCCTGCTGGTGCAGTACACCGCGCAGCTGATCGAGAGCCTGCCGGGCGCGGTCAGATGA
- a CDS encoding flagellar basal body-associated FliL family protein: protein MVDEEQAGEVADATPERKSRKPLVIAVSVVLLLALGIGGYAWQSRQSVPGKAGKSTPKMAQAELYLPLDPAFVVNFRDAESLRYLQVGVTLMSHDPAAIEVAKAADPVIRDALVALFSNQDFAIIGDAAGRQKLQADALTAVRKIVKARLGRPGVDALYFTSFVMQ from the coding sequence ATGGTCGACGAGGAACAAGCTGGCGAGGTGGCCGATGCCACGCCCGAGCGCAAGAGCCGCAAGCCGCTGGTGATCGCGGTGTCGGTGGTGTTGCTGCTGGCGCTGGGCATCGGCGGCTATGCATGGCAGTCGCGCCAGTCCGTGCCGGGCAAGGCCGGCAAGTCGACGCCGAAGATGGCCCAGGCCGAACTCTACCTGCCGCTGGACCCGGCCTTCGTGGTGAATTTCCGCGACGCCGAATCGCTGCGCTACCTGCAGGTCGGGGTTACCCTGATGTCGCACGACCCCGCGGCGATCGAGGTGGCCAAGGCGGCCGACCCGGTGATCCGCGACGCGTTGGTGGCGCTGTTCAGCAACCAGGACTTCGCGATCATCGGCGATGCCGCCGGACGCCAGAAGCTGCAGGCCGATGCGCTGACCGCCGTGCGCAAGATCGTCAAGGCGCGGCTCGGCCGGCCCGGCGTCGACGCGCTGTACTTCACCAGTTTCGTGATGCAGTGA
- the fliP gene encoding flagellar type III secretion system pore protein FliP (The bacterial flagellar biogenesis protein FliP forms a type III secretion system (T3SS)-type pore required for flagellar assembly.): MRAWRWIVVASLLLLPLAALAAPPPGIPLVNVQNVPGGGQSWTLSLQVLALMTALTLLPAIALMMTSFTRIIIVLGFLRQALGTQSTPPNQVLLGLALFLTLFVMSPVLNKSYADGVKPYMDGQLAAEQALPAASAPFKHFMLDQTREADLALFTRLAGEKPYASKADVPFKVAMPAFLTSELKTAFQMGFLLFIPFLIIDLVVASVLMSMGMMMVSPMIISLPFKIMLFVLVDGWTLLLGTLAGSFYT, translated from the coding sequence ATGAGGGCGTGGCGCTGGATCGTCGTCGCGTCGCTGCTGCTGTTGCCGCTGGCGGCGCTGGCGGCGCCACCGCCGGGTATTCCGCTGGTCAACGTGCAGAACGTGCCCGGCGGCGGGCAGAGCTGGACGCTGTCGCTGCAGGTGCTGGCGCTGATGACGGCGTTGACGCTGCTGCCGGCGATCGCGCTGATGATGACCTCGTTCACCCGCATCATCATCGTGCTCGGTTTCCTGCGCCAGGCGCTGGGCACGCAATCGACCCCGCCGAACCAGGTGCTGCTGGGGCTGGCGCTGTTTCTCACCCTGTTCGTGATGTCGCCGGTGCTGAACAAGTCCTACGCCGACGGCGTGAAGCCGTACATGGACGGCCAGCTTGCCGCCGAGCAGGCGCTGCCGGCGGCGTCGGCGCCGTTCAAGCACTTCATGCTCGACCAGACGCGCGAAGCGGACCTGGCGCTGTTCACCCGGCTGGCCGGTGAAAAGCCCTATGCGAGCAAGGCCGACGTGCCGTTCAAGGTGGCGATGCCGGCGTTCCTCACCAGCGAGCTGAAGACCGCGTTCCAGATGGGCTTCCTGCTGTTCATCCCGTTCCTGATCATCGACCTGGTGGTGGCCAGCGTGCTGATGTCGATGGGCATGATGATGGTCTCGCCGATGATCATCTCGCTGCCGTTCAAGATCATGCTGTTCGTGCTGGTGGACGGCTGGACGCTGCTGCTGGGAACCCTGGCCGGGAGCTTCTACACGTGA
- the fliM gene encoding flagellar motor switch protein FliM, translating into MSDLLSQDEIDALLDGVSGGAVATGGDEPPPVDAVIAYDFTQQDRIVRGRLPTLEMVNERFARFFRLGVFNVLRKTCEVSVLGVKMVKFAEYVHSLAVPSNLNLVRIKPLRGTALVVFEPRLVFTVIDNFFGGDGRFHARIEGRDFTATENRVIQIMLEELFGAMTEAWAPVLGLQFEYQNSEINPQFANIVSPTETVVVSRFHVELDGGGGEIHLSLPYAMVEPIRTLLDAGVQSDRADRDDRWAEMLQEEVFDAEVGLSSLLLDLQLSLGEFLHLRPGDVIPVQLPELATVYAEDVPVFRGHYGQSGGRNAVRFHAQAGRREKRAAGDNFKEKTPA; encoded by the coding sequence ATGAGCGATCTGCTTTCCCAGGACGAGATCGATGCGCTGCTGGACGGCGTCAGCGGCGGCGCGGTAGCCACCGGCGGCGACGAGCCGCCGCCGGTCGATGCGGTGATCGCGTACGACTTCACCCAGCAGGACCGCATCGTGCGCGGGCGATTGCCCACGCTGGAAATGGTCAACGAACGCTTTGCGCGGTTCTTCCGGCTGGGCGTGTTCAACGTGCTGCGCAAGACCTGCGAGGTCTCGGTGCTGGGCGTGAAGATGGTCAAGTTCGCCGAGTACGTGCACAGCCTGGCGGTGCCGAGCAACCTGAACCTGGTGCGCATCAAGCCGCTGCGCGGCACTGCGCTGGTGGTGTTCGAGCCGCGCCTGGTGTTCACCGTGATCGACAACTTCTTCGGCGGCGACGGGCGCTTCCACGCGCGCATCGAAGGGCGCGACTTCACCGCCACCGAGAACCGCGTGATCCAGATCATGCTGGAGGAACTGTTCGGCGCGATGACCGAGGCGTGGGCGCCGGTGCTGGGCCTGCAGTTCGAGTACCAGAACTCCGAGATCAACCCGCAGTTCGCCAACATCGTCAGCCCGACCGAGACGGTGGTGGTGTCGCGCTTCCATGTCGAACTCGACGGCGGCGGCGGCGAGATCCACCTGAGCCTGCCGTACGCGATGGTCGAGCCGATCCGCACCCTGCTCGACGCCGGCGTGCAGAGCGACCGCGCCGACCGCGATGACCGCTGGGCGGAGATGCTGCAGGAGGAGGTGTTCGACGCGGAGGTGGGCCTCAGCTCGCTGCTGCTCGACCTGCAGCTGAGCCTCGGCGAGTTCCTGCACCTGCGCCCGGGCGACGTGATCCCGGTGCAGTTGCCGGAGCTGGCCACCGTCTACGCCGAGGACGTGCCGGTGTTCCGAGGCCACTACGGCCAGTCCGGCGGCCGCAACGCCGTGCGTTTCCATGCCCAGGCCGGGCGCCGCGAGAAGCGCGCGGCCGGCGACAACTTCAAAGAGAAGACCCCCGCATGA